GGAGTTTGAGCTCGTAACTGACCCAAATGGGCGACTTTAGACTAAGCTCCCTGGCACCAATTTGTTGGTCTTGGATCTCCCCAATCGGCCCAAGCCCACCAAAAAGAGAGGCCCAAACACTCGGACTGGATGCAAGGAGTGCAAGTATGTCGCCCCCTGTCTTATGCACGCTGACCTGTTAACGCCAACCGGCAGACGACGTCACATTAAATGTGACGAGGGCAAACCAGCTTGTAGAAGATGTGTAATCGCTGGCCTGACCTGCGACATTTCTTTTACCCAGGTTCCAACAAGAAACCGAGCCATTAGGCCCCGAGAAAGTAGTGACATATCCAGCGCCTCTTCTACCACGACAAATGAAAGCGCAGAATTATCCGACTATCGCATTCTAACCAAGCCCAACCACATATTGTCCATATTTGCGAACCAGCAACAGTGGAACTTCTTCTCCGCATTCGTCTTTACTAGCCAACAAACCGGAACTATTCCTATCAATACCTTGGCAGCTCTCACTCCACAGATTGCCCATGGCGATACTGTCATACGCGAGATTTGCATCGCAATCGGGGCCGCCGCGGGCGCATTCACGGACCCGAACTCTGATGCCGCGGCTGATGAAAAGCTGTCAAGGACCTCTCTCGTGCATTATAACCGCGCAGTCAGCACCATCACTGAAGCCAAAACTACGAGCGACACTCTTCTCACGGTTGCTGTGGCGTCAATCCTCTTCGTTACGTACGACATGTTGCGCGGTGACACATCGAGTGCGTTTGTTCATTTCAATCACGGCCGGAGAGTCGCCGACAGTTACTTCGACAGACGATGCAAAGAACGAGGCGTTACTTTAGACTCTCTGCCAATGTCTACACTTGAGGCGGCCCTCTATGAGATGGTGCAGCGACTCACCACTTACCCCTGGGCTCTCGAATTGGGCTTCACTAGTTCTAGGACGGATCACAAGGCTCACATGTACTGTGAGAGAAGCGACCATAGATATCGTCTGGAGGAGTTACCGGCCTGGTTTCGTGATCTACCACATGCGTTGACGTGGTGGGATGTGGTCCAGCATTATTTGTACCACCACGACCTTGCCAAACACCAAGGACATCAGACTCCTGATGAGAGGACGCCCTGGGAGCAATCTGTCGACATTCTCCAGCGATGGCACAACAGTTTTTCACCACTTCTTCAATACGCCCGACAAAACAAAACCCAGAACCTTTACACTTATATGAGTACTTGCATTCTAGAAGCTCTATATCTTGAAGCCCTGACAAATCTGCATCTAAAATTCCGCCCCGACTCGAATGTTTTCCCCGACAACCGATCAGTTTATCTCGAAATCGTCCGAGCGGCGCGGGAGATGCAGCAAAACTGGAACCAGGCACGAAGCATCGCGGTCTTGGACAACGCGGTCGCTCGGCCACTCATCTTTGTCATGTTTAAATGCCGCGATGCCTCCATACGGCAAGAGATCCAAgagatgttgttgaagtTTGATCCGAGTTCTCAACTTGCGTTGCCGCTGTTGGTAATGATGAATATggaagaagggaaggaaTTGCCACCGAAGCTGAGGAATGTTGAAAGGGCACTGGGTTGGCATCTCACGTCGTGTGGTTGCAACTCGggggcttcttctccctaGCCCTCAGACTCAGAGGTCGCCGCGCCAAGGTCCAGaccactgtgttagcattgtGATATGATGttatgatgtgttgataatgtgttctttgttatagttgagGCCCGAAATGGGATAGCTGAGCCAGATGACCGCGTCAAGGTCCACGGTCGTTAGTTACTCGGAGCAGAGAATAGGCCTCTACATGTCTACATTTAGTACTATAAAAACGCCTATATGGAAAGTAATAAGATATGTCGCATAGAATAGGAAATACGCGAGAGTAACGGGGTTCTGTTAGGGTGGATTGACGGACTTAGGTCAGTTATGAGTGTCAAGGGCTGAGAAAGAAGTTACACTAAATAGGCATTCCGTAAAGACTGATAAAGTGACAAAATGTAGCATTTTCCCGTTCTTCCCTTATTGGAATCAGCGTGAATCCTAACGCAATACAAAGCCTGGAGACACTGGATCTTCGTCGTTGATAAAGAACCGCGTTTCCGCAACAAGATACGCCTCTCCCTTCACGCGCACAACGCAGGCAGGAAACCTCTCGACTGGACTCTGACCCTTGGACACTACCTCGGCCTCAAATGCTGTCCCAATGATAGAGTGATGCAAGAGCCGCGAGTTTTCTTCAAGTAGACCTTGAGAAAGGAGAATAGCCATCCTTCCGCAAGTTCCAGATCCACAGGGAGACCGGTCGACCTGCCCGTCGCCGTAGATGTTGACGCTCTTCTGGACGATCCACCCCGGGCCCTTGGTGTTTTCCTCTTGTTCGAAAAATATCATCGCATACAGCTCGTTGGCGCCGTATTTTGCCCTATCTCCAAGAGATGCCTTGATCTCTCGTTGAAGTCTGATGAATTCGTTTACATTGCTTGGCTGAACCTCGAGGCCCAGCTGAGCAGTGTCTACCGATGCTATCACAGCGCCAGCAAACGCCAGGTCAACGAGGACATCGGAATCGCGAGAAGGAATTGTCACGGATAACCCCTTTGCTATCTGATAGGTAGAGACGTTGACAAAGTTGGCATGTATGGACTTGCCATCCTTTCTCGTGACCGACGCCACCACGCGGCCTGACGGGACATCAATGACGACATCCACTACTCCATTCTCAGGGGCTTTAACAAGACCCTTGTGGACGGCCCAATAGCCTAAGGCGATAGTTCCATGACCACAGGCCGTCGCAAAGCCATCTTTATGCCAGAACAGGACACCGAAGGAACTCCCGGAGTCGTTCGGCGGGGTAATAAAGCCACCGTACATATCGGCGTGTCCTCGAGGTTCGTGGCTAAGGAATATGCGGAGCCGATCTAGCGGATGGTCTTTGGTCTTGACGATGTGGAGATAACGCTCCGAAACAGTCTGAACGTCGGGTAGTAAGCCTGATGGCAGGTGCTGGACGATGCGGAATGGTTCTCCAGCTGTATGCCAGTCCTCCGACTCAACCCAGTAAGAAGAATTGTCCGACATGATATTTGTgcaagaaggaaagaaagaaatgGTTTGAGATAAGGGCAGTTCTGAAAGGTGTTGATATCGGCAGAAACACTTGTAATGCGGGCCGAGAATTATGCTACGAGAGCGGAAGAGCGGATGAAGTCGTGAGAAACGATTAAAATTTATACAGTGTTTGATAAATGAAATAGGTAACAAAACCCGAGTTGTAGACCAATTGCTACTAGCTTGGGAGTGTTACTATCATTTGTAAGCGAGAACAGTTGCTGATTTATAATCGAGTTCTGACTCTGGATGTCCTTGGGCGATTACTCGGGGATGCTTTCCTGCTTTGCTCTGTATCTTCGATGATGTAAAGAATAGCACAGATTATTAGACGGCGAGGAGTATTCTTATACGTTGCTATTTATCCCCTCTCAAAGACATGCCCATCACAGCTACTAAACCCAGCAAGGGTTCCATTCGCTTCACAAGGCCGCTACAACGGACGGTAAGCCGGGGCCTGTTGATAGGTCGCAGCAAGCAGTTGACCCATCCAGATGCCTCCGAGACCAGGgacaaccaacaacaggCACATTCAACCAATAGTCAACGGCCAGTCAAGCAACGATGATCTGCCAAGGGGGAATGACGGGATTGACCCCCGCGGGCCTGCATCGCGAACCTCGTAAATTGACTCAAATGGTAAAACCGCATGCGGGGTCGTCTTGTTCGGACCACGCCATTCAGGTTGTAGTGGGACTGGGCCGTACTTAAGGAGCAGTGTCCCGTTGTCTTTCCAGCAAGTCTTGGTTCCCACAGACGCTGGCTCCTCTGGTCTTTATTCACAACATGGGTGATCGTACGTCGCCTCCGCAGAAGAACCCTTCCCGGGGACAACCGACCTCGTTTCCGGGCCAAGCAGCTCCCGAGACGGCGGGTGGTAATCTACTCCCGGCAGAGCACTGGGCGGAATTAGAAGAAGTACGTTTCCCTACCAAAGTGCATTCCACAAGTTGGACACTAATAAAACAGGATCCCGATACGAGCGATCAAGACTCGACTTACAGCGACAACCAAACCTCCACCGCCAGTTTGACATCCTCCATTCTTGAATACAGGACAATACTCGGCAGGTCGTTTCATAGTGAACGTGGAAACGCTCAATATTGGTAAGTCAAGCCTCCTGTTGATGGTAAAACGAAAGCTGATGGGTGACAGGGGGTCTAATGACGAGGAACAGAATAATGCGATGGATATCAAGTGAGCATCAACACATGGAACGCACAACGGGACCAGGCTCAACCCATCGACAGTCATCACGTACAATACCTTCTACTAGATGGAAAGCTTCATCTGGCTCCTCTATCAAAGGACATTAACGTTTGTCACTCCTTCCTCTGTAAATGGAAACAGGCGGCCCTAACAGTATGTGTAGACAGTCATTGATATCGGCACGGGAACAGGTACGAGTCTTAATTTTATATCAGTAGATTTACACAGTTACTAACGGCTAGCCACTTGAACAGGCGTCTGGGCTCTGTAAGATTCCAGCTCCACCCATCACATTTGCTGACCGGGAACAAGTGATTTTGCTGACGAATACCCAAACGCAAGCGTCATCGGCACCGACGTCTCGCCAATCCAACCCAGCTGGATACCGCCGAATTTGCAATTGTAGGGCAACTCTCCATCTTCTACTTGACAGCCGACTAACATGTCCAACAGCCAGATTGATGACTGTACCCAGGACTGGACATTCAAGGAGAACTCGACCGACTTTGTGCATGTGCGCTGGCTAGTTGGTAGTATCCCAGACTGGACAGCGCTATTCAAGCAGGCCTACCGATGTCTCAAGCCCGGCGCCTATCTCGAGAGCCATGAGGCCTCGGCGAGGGTCCTAAGCGATGATGGGTCTGTCCATGACGACTCAGCGCTGGGACAATGGGGTGAGATTTTTATCGAAGGCGGTCGTAAGATCGGGAGACCTTTTACAGTTGTCGAGGACGATTTACAGAAGAAGGCAATGGAGGCCGCAGGCTTTATTGACGTCAAGGTTACGACATTCAAGGTAAACACTCCATTCTCCAGGAAGCCTCACCATAACTCACGCACATCGAGTGTCCCATCGGCGGATGGCCAAAGGACGAGAAACTCAACGAGGTGGGTAGGTACATGAAGCTGGCTCTTGGTCAGGACATTGAGGGCGCTGTCATCTTTATGGCCGACTTGCTgggctggaagaaggaagagattTTGTTATACGCTGCTCAGCTCAGACGTGAGCTCGCTTCGACCAAGTTTCATCCGTACTATCGGCAAAACATCGTTGTCGGTCGAAAGCCAGAGGAGTAGGAGAGTCAACCCGGCTTTACCAGATGGTATTTAGTCTCTACTGGTGTAGTCAGCATGCGTTTCTATGCTCCATCCTCCCGTAGACGGCGTttcatcttcaccatcatGCTCGTTGTGTTCGAATTACAAGGTGAGCAATGTAAAATGACATGATAAAGACTAACTAGCGTGACAAAAGCTGTCTGATATCGTTCAAAACGTCTCGTTCCGCAATGTCCAGGGGCGCTCctccatcaagatcaagagatTGCTTCTCGTCCTTATACCCATGTTCCCACAGCAAATTGagaacatcctcatccattCCGTTGAAGCAATCCATCACTGTCCAACCATCATCGGTGCAAGAGTTCACATCGGCCCCATTTTCGATCAACAACCGCATGGTCGATGTATGGCCCTTCATAGCTGCCCACATAAGAGCTGTATGACCACCCTCGTCTCTCGCATTGATATTGGCGCCACGCTCCAAGAGCTCACGAACGCGAGCATCGCGGCCTTCGGACGCAACCCCGTAAGCGTCACATTATGTGTATCAATGTTGAGTCTGTGAGCAACTGCCTCAGCTTGGTATGTCTCATTGAGTTCCAGAAAGTGCAAGGCATTTGCACCAGACTCGGTCTCGGCAAGGGCATTGGCCCCATGGTCAAGAAGTAATTCAACGAAACGGATGTGCCTCCTCAATGCGGCGATGTGAAGCGGCAATATCCCTTCCGGGCCTTCGCTGATCGGTGTCCCAGCCTCGATCAACGCTTCACCCACTTCCACGTGCCCGTGGAAAGCAGCCATGTGGAGCAACAGACCAgccttcctcgtcttcaatCGATACGTCTGCCTTGTGTTTGAGTAGAAtctcgatgatggccttgttccCTGACCTCGCGGCCCCGAATAGGGCGCTGCGTCCGTCGATATCTGTCGCGTTCACATCCGCGCCTCGCTCTAAAAGCAAGGAGACGGTTGAAACGTGTCCCTGTCCTACTGTGTGGTGCAGCGCCGACTTGCCACGCTTGTCCCTGGACTGGAGAATGGCAGGATCATGGTCAATAAGAATACGGACCACGGTGCCATATCCAGGCGGAGCAGACTCGTCCAGGGCGGCCCACCCTCCTTGGTCTCTCAGCAAGCTATTTGcaccaagcttgaggagaagTATCACTGTAGCCGTGTGTCCGTCAGCGGCCGCCTCTATCAGAGGGTTCTGGCCTCGGTCTTCTGACCCTGTGTCATTGATAGCTGCACCTTGCTCAGCCAGGATCTTGACGACCTTTTCATGACCGTTGAACGCTGCGGTGTGCAAGGCTGTGTGATGTTCTCCGCCTTTTGCGTTGACATCCGCTTTCCAgtcgagaagcagcttcaCACACTCCTCATGACCATAGCAGGCAGCACCTTGCAAGGCATAGCCATAATCTCCTGCAAGCTGATTGACTTCTGCCCCACTTTCAAGAAGCAGTTGCACTATGTCCTTGTATCCCTTGCAGGACGCAGCCTGCAGAGCCGTGCCATGTCGACCACCGATAGCGTTTGACATCCATTCCCTTTGCTAGCAATAGCCTGACAGAGTCAGTGAGGCCAGAGTGAGTCGCAGAATAGAGGCCGGAGGGCAGGGCGTTTATTCGCCTAGAAACGTCGGGCTTGTCAATCCACGGCGTGTCCGGGTCGAAGAACCTGATCTGGCCCTCGAGTTGAGCGCTAAGAAGTTCTACACAGAGACTATTCAAATCTGTTTGTAGCTTCCTCTCAGTAGTCGGAACGGGTAATCCAAATACCCTGAGTAGCTGGGCAAGAAACTCGATTATCAAGATGATCAATGGCACGGCCTCTGGATTGGAAGTCTCAAGAAGTGCcctggatgatgaagagtgTTCCTTACCGGCCGCAACGGTCGCTGCTTGTACATGATAGGACCAGAAGGGGGCGGCATAGGGAGCCAGGGAGTGGGTCTTGGGTGCCTTCTCAAGCTCTCCGTCAGATGAAGTGAACTGCTGGAGGTATACTATGCACGCCTCGGCAATGCTGCGGTGTGCGGATAGActgttgatggtgaagtAGGAAGCTGGCGATCCCACAATCTTGTTTGACAGAAGATAATCCCGCACGGATAGATGGGCGAGGCGCAGCTCCTGATGTTGCCCGGTTCTGTCCTTGACGGTCGATACCGAAACCAAGTTGCTATGCTTGTGAAAGAATTTTGCTGAGTTGACGAGTCGCTTTCGAGGGTCGTATTGGGGCCGGGGCTTCGTTGAGAAGTCAATGGCTAGCACTTCCGTGATCTCATCGAGATGCATTGGCCGGGCAGAGAAAGAAGGCCATCGCAGGATGTGGCGGaatccttctcttctcttttcctcgATAGCCAGTAGAGACCGCTCGTAGGTCTCTTCCAGAGTTGCCGGAAGTGATTCCAGtgcctcatcaagctccaTAGCAGTGTGGCATTCCTCCAACGCTTGCAGTTGGCAGGCAACCTATCGAAAGCTGTCTACAATCAGCATACCAGTCCTATCATCAATGATGTCGTATTTCACTTGACTCACTTTCCCCGCGAGTTCTCAATGAGTGACTTGGCAATCATATCGCACTGATCTGGATCCCACTGGCTAAAAGCCCCATTCTCATCTCTGAGCGTCGAGAGGACTTGACTCTCAACGTCCCCGGCGATACCGTCTTGGATAGACATGGTGACGCCATGCCATGTTCTCTTCGGAATCTCCGTGTCCAGTTCGGCTCGACTGGTGGCCAGGACCATCGCATTATCTCCCTGGACTCTTCCTTCTCGTAGAACTGATTGATGGTGTCGTGCATCTTGTGATTTTGACGGCTGTGGATAGGGTCAGCAAGAGTTGCACGAAGGCTGCCGTAATATTTCAGTAGTCTCCATACATCAAAACAGTGCTTGCAACCTGTTGCAGCATCTCGTTGGTCCTCGAGATGTTGGACCGGAGCTTCTGTAGTGTCTCTTCCTTGAACGGATACAGCGCTTTCATGGTCTTGGACATGAACTTCCTTGTAGATCGTTTATCGTCCTTTCCAGAACCCACGAGCTTCTGCAGTTCCTTGTCCAACTCGGTTATTCTAGTGCCACGAACTCAGTTCAAGGTTCACGGGGAGAACATCTCAAAGCTGAGATAGAACCATCTTACCCATGTAGACATTGATGAGTCTAGTGGATGCTGACGATTCCAACTTCAATCTCATATCGCTGTCTTTCAGGGCATCTTCAAAGCTCTTTGGGAAGTCAATACCAAGTTTATCATGAGTGCTTGAACCAAATTTACCTGAAGTATCAGACTAAGATTGTTCACCTCTTCGCAAAGGAGCTTAACGCCATTTTCTGCGCTCTGGTAGGTATCGTAGCAGGCGGCCAGGCCCTTGCAAACTGATAGACCCAGCGAGACCAGACCTGCCACGCTCGCGGCCAGCCCGATAGCTTCAGCCATTGTTCAGATGGCAGAATGCGTGTGTTTGGCTCCGGACAGAAATacaagttgaagatgagtTGCCAGGCAAAAGAGCAAGTTCCCAATGCGGCTGAAGGAGCGGGGTGAGTAAGAAGTTGCGTGTCTAAAGACAACCTGCAGGTTGCAGGGGTTCAATCCAATCACGATCGCAATGTCTCTTGCGGCCTCACTAAAAGGCGTGTTCACCACGTATTCGCCCGGTAAAAGACAAGCCTGGCTACCCTAACGCAAATCTTCCCCCTTTGATCTACTTAGTTACATAGAACCTAAGAACATTACCCAGGGGCCGGAGCTGAGGGGAGCTAATGAATAGCTAAGCTATGGTCGAGCTATCGAGTGGGAAGACTATACAATCGGCGATTTAGTGCAGTTCAAGTTTCGCTTGAGTTTCGTACCATCATatcatcttcttggtccCTCTATCACAAAGCTCCTGTTCAATCCAAACACCACAACACATTGTGAGAGTGCCAGCCGACAGCAGTAGTGCCTTGGCATTTTGGGGCTGTGATCCTAAATCTGCCTTGCGTGACCCAGCTGCCTTTTCCGCCTCCAATCAGTAACCACGCCACGATACATAGCCCAGTGCGCAGAAAGCTGCCTCCAAGGCTTTACGCTGGCTTTATTTCCAGAGGCATGGCGCCAAAATGAGAACTCCAATTCGCTCAGTCGATAGTGGCCAACCTGTTCAGCGCCCATCCGAGCTTCTTGTGCATTTGGTTCACATCCTGATTTTGACACGAGGCAAAGTTTTGAGCAGATTCTTTGCTTCTCTTGTCTTTCTCAGACCACGAAACACTGGCCAGCATGACGCACTCATCTGATTCAATTCAAACCGTCGAATGGAGATGTCTCAAATGCCGGGCCATTCCCTGGGATTGCCAGCAGTGGGAGTTAAATCCCGCGACAGCGCTCCTAGAGCGGGATTTACAGCTACATCTTGACCACCACGACTCCTCCATGGCCCTGGAGGcctcggctgctgctggatgCGGTCTCTGTATCAACTTGAGAGCCCGCGTCCTCCACTGGCTATCAGACCGAGATGAACTACCCAGTGGCCAGTGCAGGCTATGGTTCCACAGGGGAGTCGACATTCACTTCCAGATCGGTGATGACTATCGTCATGAGGTCTTTGAAGCCTTGGTGAGATCTAAATCGGCCACTTGGCTTCCTGAGTGGGACGATACGCCCGGCCCTGCGCCCTCACCAAAATGTGAGAACTCACAAAAACAATTTCGTCGATTCCGGCTGATGCT
This window of the Fusarium keratoplasticum isolate Fu6.1 chromosome 3, whole genome shotgun sequence genome carries:
- a CDS encoding NACHT domain-containing protein, which encodes MELDEALESLPATLEETYERSLLAIEEKRREGFRHILRWPSFSARPMHLDEITEVLAIDFSTKPRPQYDPRKRLVNSAKFFHKHSNLVSVSTVKDRTGQHQELRLAHLSVRDYLLSNKIVGSPASYFTINSLSAHRSIAEACIVYLQQFTSSDGELEKAPKTHSLAPYAAPFWSYHVQAATVAAGKEHSSSSRALLETSNPEAVPLIILIIEFLAQLLRVFGLPVPTTERKLQTDLNSLCVELLSAQLEGQIRFFDPDTPWIDKPDQREWMSNAIGGRHGTALQAASCKGYKDIVQLLLESGAEVNQLAGDYGYALQGAACYGHEECVKLLLDWKADVNAKGGEHHTALHTAAFNGHEKVVKILAEQGAAINDTGSEDRGQNPLIEAAADGHTATVILLLKLGANSLLRDQGGWAALDESAPPGYGTVVRILIDHDPAILQSRDKRGKSALHHTVGQGHVSTVSLLLERGADVNATDIDGRSALFGAARSGNKAIIEILLKHKADVSIEDEEGCEGPEGILPLHIAALRRHIRFVELLLDHGANALAETESGANALHFLELNETYQAEAVAHRLNIDTHNLLERGANINARDEGGHTALMWAAMKGHTSTMRLLIENGADVNSCTDDGWTVMDCFNGMDEDVLNLLWEHGYKDEKQSLDLDGGAPLDIAERDVLNDIRQLLSR